In Chaetodon trifascialis isolate fChaTrf1 chromosome 4, fChaTrf1.hap1, whole genome shotgun sequence, one DNA window encodes the following:
- the ankrd24 gene encoding ankyrin repeat domain-containing protein 24 isoform X1, with translation MDPQQPVFSLMKQLCCFSLLPLPSQDWSKSDDRLLQAVEQNEPDKVSALIVKKGLCPTKLDAEGKSAFHLCASRGRLDCLEVIISQGADLNVTDGSGFSALHLAAKNGQSECLKRLLQERLAVDCTDSIGRTPLHHAAVSGCLSCTETLWDFKANLDVQDGDGATPLILAAQMSRVELCVFLLGRDANANIQDSQGRSALMLACESDSVETVEALLRGGANTQLVDALGHKASDYGVTTGNQCIMQMLQDGAPPASEGTGEEIQGLPPSPQPRSPAPPAQSPEPQPRSPSPSPQPPETQQPAQAEDEEVFEEIRRLRLERGRLLQKIKALEQQQQSALSALEELSRLKQRLEEAEAERDKLLEELKGGHGIGASDSDDMDEMFDFPEKLLSKRSRASPGPDEATCQGAADSLHPSPAPADPGTVAELHKQIEELTSQNSELALKVQMLEMFEKDDTDMQTSSSDFVPIVQYETLRKEFEALQERFSQAQASDEASSVVEEHGDEKSQDGESVEALKEKLQGLEEQFTSSQSELEELREQMRLGVLSVECGEGGTVAAGGGTEGAKEEAQQLRERVTELEEELAKRRGEAGGRSSQDSDTIKQLTEKVEELQAALAQRESTKHDSEKDSEGEETETVKRLHNKVAELEAALAESRASGKEGGAAGDGDQVRRLQERLAELEGELRKCVPRSELEEVQVTLGLQCEQLARERADVARRLNDALLDLERLRPPPHGDDEEEEEEEEHSESSEPSVISDHSRRSLAAVREELEVARQEAAQALDCLCAEREGRAQDALQLKDAVPLSKHKEALSAVSEQLAQTLQELQEEKTLHGQVEEQAATLAARLQAMQDAIPKEEHEKVKAELQRSLQASESSAAAAQEALSEKEMELRELKSQKAAEQGLISKEDHEALRLSLQAEINAVTARFNDLTRKHEKTCTEVFQVQREALFNKSERQVAEAQLATVQQQLAELQAQSSHIQELHKDIQESQGLVKEKDRKITELSKEVFRLKEALGALSPPLGITSSSSSSHHGNPGQQMALQNRIATLSQQLQDWERKHKQVVAIYRSHLLAAVQQGRMDEEVQDLLLQILRMSQHGH, from the exons ATGGATCCTCAGCAGCCTGTTTTTAGCCTGATGAAGCAGCTGTGTTGTTTCAGCCTGCTGCCGCTGCCA AGTCAGGACTGGAGTAAGAGTGATGATaggctgctgcaggctgtggaGCAGAACGAACCCGACAAAGTCTCGGCTCTCATCGTCAAAAAGGGTCTCTGTCCCACCAAGCTGGATGCTGAGGGCAAGTCGGC GTTCCACCTCTGTGCGTCCCGAGGCCGGCTAGACTGCCTGGAGGTCATCATCTCTCAAGGAGCAGACCTCAATGTCACTGATGGTTCTG GCTTCAGCGCCCTCCACCTAGCAGCCAAAAATGGTCAATCAGAGTGTTTAAAGAGACTCTTACAG GAGAGATTAGCTGTAGATTGCACCGACAGCATTGGTAGAACACCACTTCATCATGCAG CGGTCAGTGGCTGCCTGTCCTGCACCGAGACCCTGTGGGACTTTAAAGCCAATCTGGATGTCCAGGATGGG gaCGGGGCCACCCCTTTGATTTTAGCCGCCCAGATGAGCAGAGTGgagctgtgtgtctttctgttggGTCGAgatgcaaatgcaaacatacaaGACAGCCAAGGAAG GTCTGCATTGATGCTGGCGTGTGAGAGTGACAGCGTCGAGACCGTAGAAGCTCTACTGAGAGGGGGGGCCAACACACAGCTGGTCGATGCCCTTGGACACAAAGCCAGCGACTACGGCGTAACCACAGGCAACCAGTGCATCATGCAGATGTTGCAGGATGGAGCACCTCCAG CTTCTGAGGGCACAGGCGAGGAG ATCCAGGGTTTGCCACCCTCTCCACAGCCCCGGAGTCCTGCACCACCTGCACAGTCCCCTGAGCCCCAGCCCCGGTCTCCGTCTCCTTCTCCCCAGCCTCCAGAAACGCAGCAACCCGCCCAG gcagaggatgaggaggtgttTGAGGAGATTCGACGGCTGCGTCTGGAGAGAGGCCGTCTGCTGCAGAAGATCAAAGCCttggagcagcagcaacagagtGCCCTCTCTGCCTTGGAGGAG TTGTCCCGGCTTAAGCAGCGTCTAGAGgaggcagaagcagagagagacaagcTGCTTGAGGAGCTGAAGGGAGGTCATGGCATTGGGGCCAGTGACTCTGACGACATGGATGAAATGTTTGACTTCCCAG AGAAGCTGCTCTCCAAGCGCTCCAGAGCCTCCCCTGGTCCGGATGAGGCCACTTGTCAAGGGGCAGCAGACTCACTCCACCCCTCTCCTGCCCCTGCAGACCCAGGAACTGTTGCTgagctgcacaaacaaataGAGGAACTTACCTCACAAAACTCTGAACTAGCTCTCAAAGTGCAG ATGCTGGAGATGTTTGAGAAGGATGATACAGACATGCAGACCTCCAGCTCGGACTTTGTCCCCATAGTTCAGTATGAGACCCTGAGGAAGGAGTTTGAAGCCCTTCAGGAGCGCTTCTCTCAGGCCCAGGCTTCAGACGAGGCCTCCAGCGTGGTCGAGGAACA TGGCGATGAGAAGTCTCAGGATGGAGAGAGTGTGGAGGCTCTGAAGGAGAAGCTGCAAGGGCTGGAGGAGCAGTTTACCTCCTCCcagtctgagctggaggagctgcggGAGCAGATGCGCCTTGGGGTGCTTTCTGTGGAGTGTGGTGAAGGGGGTACTGTCGCGGCAGGTGGTGGGACTGAGGGTGCAAAAGAAGAGgcacagcagctgagagagagggTGACGGAGCTAGAGGAGGAGCTAGCTAAGAGACGGGGCGAGGCGGGGGGTCGGAGCAGCCAGGACAGTGACACaatcaaacagctgacagagaaaGTAGAGGAGCTCCAAGCTGCCCTGGCCCAGAGAGAGTCTACAAAACATGATAGCGAGAAAGACAGCGAAGGAGAAGAGACGGAAACAGTGAAGCGCCTCCACAACAAAGTGGCTGAGTTGGAGGCAGCCCTGGCCGAGAGCAGGGCAtcagggaaagagggaggagcgGCAGGAGATGGAGATCAAGTCCGTCGTCTCCAGGAGCGTTTAGCAGAGCTAGAGGGGGAGCTGAGAAAGTGTGTGCCCCGCTCAGAGTTGGAGGAGGTGCAGGTCACTCTGGGGCTCCAGTGTGAACAGCTGGCCAGGGAGAGGGCGGACGTGGCTAGAAGGCTCAACGATGCCCTCCTGGATCTGGAGAGACTCAGGCCTCCTCCACATGGAgatgacgaagaggaggaagaggaggaggagcactCAGAGAGCTCGGAGCCCTCAGTCATATCAG ATCACTCCAGACGCTCCCTGGCAGCAGTGAGAGAAGAACTGGAGGTGGCGAGGCAGGAAGCAGCCCAGGCCCTGGACTGTCTGTGCGCTGAGCGGGAGGGCCGGGCACAGGACGCCCTGCAGCTGAAAGACGCTGTGCCGCTCTCAAAACATAAGGAGGCACTGTCTGCAGTGTCAGAGCAGCTCGCTCAGACACTGCAGGAGCTCCAGGAAGAGAAAACCCTTCATGGTCAGGTTGAGGAGCAGGCCGCCACGCTAGCGGCCAGACTGCAGGCCATGCAGGATGCCATACCCAAAGAGGAACATGAGAAAGTGAAG GCAGAGCTCCAGCGCTCCCTGCAGGCCAgtgagagcagtgcagcagcagctcaggaggcTCTGAGTGAGAAGGAGATGGAGCTGAGAGAGCTGAAGTCCCAGAAGGCTGCAGAACAGGGTCTGATCTCCAAGGAGGACCACGAGGCCCTACGgctctctctgcaggctgagaTCAACGCCGTCACGGCCCGTTTTAACGATCTGACTCGCAAGCACGAGAAGACCTgcactgag GTGTTCCAGGTGCAGAGGGAGGCTCTCTTTAACAAGAGTGAGCGGCAGGTTGCAGAGGCCCAGCTGGCCacggtgcagcagcagctggccgAATTACAGGCCCAATCCAGCCACATCCAGGAGCTCCACAAGGACATCCAGGAATCCCAGGGCCTGGTCAAGGAGAAAGACCGTAAG ATAACAGAGCTGTCCAAGGAGGTGTTTCGGCTAAAGGAAGCTCTGGGAGCTCTGTCACCTCCTCTGGGcatcacatcctcctcctcatctagCCATCATGGTAACCCTGGGCAGCAAATGGCACTGCAGAACAGGATCGCCACACTCTctcagcagctccag GACTGGGAGAGAAAGCACAAACAGGTGGTGGCTATATACCGCTCCCATTTACTGGCAGCTGTACAG CAGGGCCGAATGGATGAAGAGGTGCAGGACCTGCTGCTCCAGATCCTGAGGATGTCACAGCATGGACACTGA